The nucleotide sequence TCGCCATGAACTTCTGGGTATGCCGGAGCTCGACCTGAAAGACGATCGCGAGATCCCTGTCGGACCCGATCGTCTCCAGATGGAACGCGACGAGGCGCTCGAGCTTCGCGCCCGGCGAGTCGATCGAGGCGAGCTCCTCGCGAAGTCGATCGAGGAAATCGACCATCGATTCCTGGAAGATCGTGAAGAGAAGATCCTCCTTCGACTCGAAGTACAGATAGATCGTCCCGTCCGCCACGCCTGCCTCCGAGGCGATGTCGGTGACCCGGGCATTGAAGTAGCCTCGACGGGCGAAGGTATCGATGGCGGCGCGGAGAATCTTTTCCCGTTTTCCACCAGCTCGGGCAGCGGATGCAGCGGCAATTTCGGATTGAATGGCCATTCAGTCGCAGCATTT is from Acidobacteriota bacterium and encodes:
- a CDS encoding TetR family transcriptional regulator, which codes for MAIQSEIAAASAARAGGKREKILRAAIDTFARRGYFNARVTDIASEAGVADGTIYLYFESKEDLLFTIFQESMVDFLDRLREELASIDSPGAKLERLVAFHLETIGSDRDLAIVFQVELRHTQKFMAKFSHGELADYFGILRHVIQDGQRAGEFRNDVDPQLAAKAVFGMIDEMVTSWILSEKEEPLATVAGPLTRIALSGLRKEE